A region of Flavobacterium indicum GPTSA100-9 = DSM 17447 DNA encodes the following proteins:
- a CDS encoding T9SS type A sorting domain-containing protein has product MKILNSILFLFISLKSFSQWVNLNTGINDNLNGVVFFQENGIVSGENGIYYTTNGGIGSSSWTELHMPTNPSSTIFEDTKFTHCYGSKTNTSNTGIVYACGQTISENKAVIFKINIPTMNYQLIYHGSSGTKLNKIECVNSYDQSYAVGNNGLMLSFTSTGSVIEVITNTTEDLLSISSYNSRVAYGSSNKVWTATVFGNGLSDFGGVQNSSIEVKDICEVSSLAYIAGGNKFNYVEFNSSGINGSINNFNLPLNANAVTYKNSIFVGTTNGIYKYVNNCLEWQPSSSNFSINEFWFQTVNNEVYACGNNGLLLKTSNYGGSTKPYIAMNAIGTCVNGTVQFSAIVGSGNNSKWYIDNVLQSTNLTGFTKVFNSPGQYEIKLEVINNFNEVSIVTKNINIVNIPAINKPITVSNTILCKAEAIQIIINDSETNVKYVLRKNGFPSSNFGESPEGNGGAIVLNSSLIDLTGDYYIEAVSTLANCMKRFDANFLITVEETNAAFHSNLINANIAENINFINHSQEANSYDWQFELNSQIQNSNAENVQISFPNIGLTTVSLEATSINGCIDVKTDESVQIVDNNSVNDTSFILGYTITDFNISNREIWDTKLTSDGYLNCGAYKNSVFKSRIGKNFILNGNGGFLAKHDKKGILKWMVYTNITTDGDFFKSIVIDNLNNIYISGIGSGYFYDNNGDKINLNNGLGKYFLIKLDPKGKLIWILQNNNVLFESLHINTNQYFIATTRIKDQYTSYSNIPIYKNGLLLQNIGNTIAVNDSNFGLIKFDFNANIIWENEIKINFTNAAMIYDLEFDLNNNIYLTNSSESTTTYYSFNGLNKQVLGNGTYGGKSGLAKYDSNGNCIWAIRTRTQNTAVYDPTDSTIINDLTVDDFGNIYVVGENECKPNQIYSYTHIFDNSDGSTTQTINGSFYFAKINTNGICEWIRTTDVKINGNGSKIIRENNILSLIAYYTSSSTIINVPLQTINNTVQNITHDKNNYLILKYSLDGELLKVVSNSGLNTNSSTSGPVKCFNKDQDDYYFLTRHLTASANQNVDFGMIHNISSGDSNYACIVKCKENDGVILFNSNILKIDDYTLNNLNIYPNPSNGKFKIDFENQLSTYTIKIYNTLGKLVFENNYFNSKEVELNLNLMSGIYFIKIQSENKQFSSKIIID; this is encoded by the coding sequence ATGAAAATTTTAAATTCAATACTGTTTTTGTTTATAAGCTTGAAATCTTTTTCACAGTGGGTAAATTTAAATACTGGAATTAATGATAACTTAAATGGTGTTGTTTTTTTTCAAGAAAATGGAATAGTTTCCGGTGAAAATGGTATTTATTACACTACTAATGGTGGCATTGGAAGTTCAAGTTGGACAGAGTTACATATGCCAACTAATCCATCTTCTACTATTTTTGAAGATACAAAGTTTACACATTGTTATGGTTCAAAAACAAATACTAGTAATACAGGAATTGTATATGCCTGTGGCCAAACTATTTCAGAAAATAAAGCTGTTATTTTTAAAATAAATATTCCAACCATGAATTATCAATTGATTTATCATGGCTCAAGTGGAACAAAATTAAATAAAATTGAATGTGTAAACAGTTATGATCAGAGTTATGCAGTTGGAAATAATGGTTTGATGTTGAGTTTTACAAGTACAGGTTCAGTGATTGAAGTTATTACAAATACAACTGAAGATCTACTATCCATTTCTAGTTATAATAGTAGAGTTGCATATGGAAGTAGTAATAAAGTTTGGACTGCAACTGTATTTGGGAATGGTCTTTCTGATTTTGGAGGTGTTCAAAATAGTTCTATTGAAGTTAAAGACATATGTGAAGTTTCATCATTAGCATATATAGCGGGGGGAAATAAATTTAATTATGTTGAATTTAATAGTAGTGGGATAAATGGATCAATTAATAATTTTAATTTACCATTAAATGCTAATGCCGTTACTTATAAAAATTCAATTTTTGTTGGCACTACAAATGGAATTTATAAATATGTAAATAATTGTTTAGAATGGCAACCAAGTTCTTCTAATTTTAGTATTAATGAATTTTGGTTTCAAACTGTAAATAATGAAGTTTATGCATGTGGTAATAATGGGTTATTATTAAAAACTTCAAATTATGGAGGTTCTACAAAGCCATACATAGCTATGAATGCAATTGGTACATGTGTCAATGGAACTGTTCAGTTTTCAGCAATTGTAGGATCAGGGAATAATTCCAAATGGTATATAGATAACGTATTACAAAGTACAAATTTAACAGGGTTTACTAAAGTGTTTAATTCACCAGGACAATATGAAATAAAATTAGAAGTAATTAATAATTTTAATGAAGTAAGTATTGTTACAAAAAATATTAACATTGTAAATATACCTGCTATAAATAAACCAATTACTGTTAGTAACACTATTTTGTGCAAAGCTGAAGCGATACAAATAATAATAAATGATTCTGAAACTAATGTAAAATATGTTTTAAGAAAAAATGGATTTCCAAGTTCAAATTTTGGCGAAAGCCCTGAAGGAAATGGTGGTGCCATAGTTCTAAATTCAAGTTTAATAGATCTTACAGGAGATTATTATATAGAGGCAGTTAGTACATTAGCAAATTGTATGAAACGATTTGATGCAAATTTTTTAATAACTGTTGAAGAAACTAATGCAGCTTTTCATTCAAACTTAATTAATGCTAACATTGCTGAAAATATTAATTTTATTAATCATAGTCAAGAGGCAAACAGCTATGATTGGCAATTTGAATTAAATTCACAAATTCAAAATTCAAATGCTGAAAATGTTCAAATTAGCTTTCCTAATATAGGACTTACAACAGTTTCATTAGAAGCAACTTCAATTAATGGGTGTATAGATGTAAAAACTGATGAAAGTGTACAAATTGTTGATAATAATAGTGTTAATGATACTAGTTTTATTTTAGGTTATACTATTACTGATTTTAATATTTCAAATAGAGAAATTTGGGATACTAAATTAACTTCAGATGGATATTTAAATTGTGGAGCTTATAAAAATTCTGTTTTTAAATCTCGTATTGGTAAAAATTTCATTTTAAATGGAAATGGAGGGTTTTTAGCAAAACATGATAAGAAAGGAATTTTAAAATGGATGGTATATACAAATATTACAACAGATGGTGATTTTTTTAAATCAATTGTTATTGATAATTTGAACAATATCTACATTTCAGGTATAGGAAGTGGTTATTTTTATGATAATAATGGAGATAAAATAAATTTAAATAATGGTTTAGGAAAATATTTTTTAATTAAACTAGACCCTAAAGGTAAATTAATTTGGATACTTCAAAATAATAATGTTCTTTTTGAAAGTTTACATATAAACACTAATCAATATTTTATTGCAACCACTAGAATCAAAGACCAATACACAAGTTATTCAAATATTCCTATTTATAAAAATGGTTTATTGTTGCAAAATATAGGTAATACTATTGCTGTAAATGATTCAAATTTTGGATTAATTAAATTTGATTTTAATGCAAATATAATTTGGGAAAATGAAATTAAAATTAATTTTACCAATGCTGCAATGATATATGATTTAGAGTTTGATTTAAATAATAATATATACTTAACAAACTCATCTGAATCTACAACAACATACTATTCTTTTAACGGCCTTAATAAACAAGTATTAGGAAATGGTACTTATGGTGGTAAGTCTGGCCTTGCAAAATACGATAGTAATGGTAATTGTATATGGGCAATAAGAACTAGAACTCAAAACACTGCAGTTTATGACCCAACTGATAGTACTATAATAAATGACTTAACTGTTGATGATTTTGGAAATATTTATGTTGTAGGTGAAAATGAATGTAAACCAAATCAAATTTATTCTTATACTCATATTTTTGATAATAGTGATGGTTCAACTACACAAACTATTAATGGATCGTTTTATTTTGCTAAAATTAATACTAATGGTATTTGTGAATGGATTAGAACTACCGATGTTAAAATAAATGGAAATGGCTCAAAAATAATTAGAGAAAATAATATATTATCTTTGATTGCATATTATACTTCTAGTTCTACAATAATTAATGTTCCATTACAAACAATAAATAATACTGTTCAAAATATTACTCATGATAAAAATAATTATTTAATTCTTAAATATAGTTTGGATGGTGAACTATTAAAAGTTGTTTCAAATTCTGGTTTAAATACGAATTCAAGCACTTCTGGACCAGTTAAATGCTTTAATAAAGATCAAGATGACTATTATTTTTTAACCAGACATTTAACTGCTTCAGCTAATCAAAATGTTGATTTTGGAATGATACATAACATTTCTAGCGGTGATAGTAATTATGCTTGTATTGTAAAATGTAAAGAAAATGATGGTGTTATATTATTTAATTCTAATATTTTAAAAATTGATGATTATACCTTAAATAATCTAAACATCTATCCAAATCCATCAAATGGAAAGTTTAAAATAGATTTTGAAAATCAATTAAGTACTTATACTATTAAGATATATAATACGCTTGGTAAACTAGTTTTTGAAAATAATTATTTTAATAGTAAAGAAGTAGAATTAAATTTGAATTTAATGTCTGGTATTTATTTTATAAAAATTCAAAGTGAAAACAAACAATTTTCAAGTAAAATAATTATTGATTAG
- a CDS encoding tetratricopeptide repeat-containing hybrid sensor histidine kinase/response regulator: MKKSKLIVFLLFVLQIVFSQGISDKDKLARTLYTKALKNLNDFKCSESLYYSQKLLDYSLQKNRPALAAVAYNIIGLNFEEFGDLKKSAQYYNSGLKYANIAKNDTLRNYIYNNMGNLYYFKFKDAIKGLYFYKKCYEISKRVDTPIDVAFSEINLADVYLELKQYQEAFNFLTLVQQKIQPTDYEIGMSFYSLMGNYYEMNHDFKKAEYYYLKCINDFKYLNLAIHKAHQSDIYLLVSKFYEKKNDAVKSLNYLKKHDSLQDILFNQERKFEFRKAGGDLEALENKLKVQQIETDKKIQEQKISEARRFTTIVLIFLAILIVFLIFIFKGYVNYKELNSKLFENNEQLKLAQEKTEEATKLKSQFLSNVSHELRTPLYGVIGMAQILESEHKEIKDSPYFNALKFSSNYLLTLINDVLNVYKIEDNDIEFNYELIDIRKEINHINDSMNVIAKSNCNELIVSISEDFPKYIKTDLTRFSQILINLVSNALKFTHHGKVEIKLDLIEKNTNQCIQLQVIDNGIGIPKEFLDKIFEKFVQVDVHLQEQYKGTGLGLSIVKRLVDLFKGSISLTSEINKGSNFTILLPYLNIDSNLELHQLSNYHLDHLKPLKILVAEDNKINQMVTKKLLEKNHHYCKIVENGIEAVNCATNEKFDLILMDINMPELNGIDATTKLRALGITIPIIALTASDKENILKDIKDNSNGLTDVLVKPFEYHDLQLIISKYIN; this comes from the coding sequence ATGAAAAAAAGTAAATTAATCGTTTTTTTGCTATTCGTCCTTCAAATTGTCTTTTCACAAGGTATCAGTGATAAAGATAAATTGGCACGTACTCTTTATACCAAAGCATTAAAAAATTTAAACGATTTTAAGTGTAGTGAATCATTATATTACTCTCAAAAGCTTTTAGATTATTCATTACAAAAAAACAGACCCGCTCTTGCTGCAGTAGCTTACAATATTATTGGACTTAATTTTGAAGAATTTGGCGATTTAAAAAAATCTGCTCAATATTATAATTCGGGTTTAAAGTATGCTAATATTGCTAAAAATGATACCTTACGCAATTACATTTATAATAATATGGGAAATCTCTATTATTTTAAATTTAAAGATGCTATAAAAGGGCTTTATTTCTATAAGAAGTGTTATGAAATTTCAAAACGAGTGGATACTCCTATAGATGTAGCATTCTCAGAAATTAACTTAGCAGATGTTTATCTTGAGCTCAAACAATATCAAGAAGCATTTAATTTTTTGACTTTAGTACAACAAAAAATTCAACCAACCGATTATGAAATCGGCATGTCCTTTTATTCCTTAATGGGCAATTATTATGAAATGAATCATGATTTTAAAAAAGCGGAATATTATTATTTGAAATGTATTAACGATTTTAAATATTTGAATTTAGCTATACATAAAGCTCATCAATCCGATATTTATTTATTAGTTTCTAAATTTTATGAAAAGAAAAATGACGCTGTTAAATCATTAAACTATTTAAAAAAGCACGATAGTTTACAAGATATTTTGTTCAATCAGGAACGAAAATTTGAATTTAGAAAAGCAGGTGGCGATTTGGAGGCATTAGAGAATAAATTGAAAGTACAGCAAATTGAAACAGACAAAAAAATTCAAGAGCAAAAGATAAGTGAAGCCCGACGATTTACTACAATAGTATTAATATTTTTGGCTATATTAATTGTGTTCTTAATATTTATTTTTAAAGGTTATGTAAATTATAAAGAACTTAATAGTAAACTATTTGAAAATAATGAGCAATTAAAGTTGGCACAAGAAAAAACAGAAGAAGCTACCAAATTAAAATCTCAATTTTTGTCGAATGTAAGTCATGAATTAAGAACACCCTTATATGGTGTAATTGGAATGGCGCAAATTTTAGAGTCTGAACATAAAGAAATCAAAGATAGCCCCTATTTTAATGCTTTGAAATTTTCATCTAATTATCTTTTAACCTTAATCAATGATGTATTAAATGTTTATAAAATTGAAGATAATGATATTGAATTTAATTATGAATTAATTGATATTCGAAAAGAAATTAATCATATTAATGATTCTATGAATGTCATAGCAAAATCTAATTGTAATGAATTAATAGTTTCAATATCTGAGGATTTTCCAAAATATATTAAAACCGATTTAACTCGTTTTTCTCAAATATTAATCAATCTAGTGAGTAATGCATTGAAATTTACACATCATGGAAAAGTTGAAATTAAACTTGATTTGATTGAGAAAAACACGAATCAATGCATTCAGTTGCAGGTAATTGACAATGGAATTGGAATTCCAAAAGAATTTTTAGATAAAATATTTGAAAAATTTGTACAAGTAGATGTGCATTTACAAGAACAATATAAAGGTACTGGTTTGGGCTTATCTATAGTGAAAAGATTGGTTGATTTGTTTAAAGGTAGTATTTCATTAACTAGTGAAATTAATAAAGGTAGTAATTTTACAATACTGCTTCCTTATTTAAATATAGATTCCAATCTAGAATTACATCAATTAAGTAATTACCATTTGGATCATCTAAAACCATTAAAAATTTTAGTAGCAGAAGATAACAAAATCAATCAAATGGTAACTAAGAAATTATTAGAAAAAAATCATCATTATTGTAAAATAGTGGAAAATGGAATTGAGGCAGTAAATTGTGCAACGAATGAAAAATTTGATTTAATTTT